In Stomoxys calcitrans chromosome 2, idStoCalc2.1, whole genome shotgun sequence, the following proteins share a genomic window:
- the LOC106089004 gene encoding fibrinogen C domain-containing protein 1 yields the protein MFKAIPWSWQLPLAFIICCSEFYIPTHGGWVNDFHQNETTLDVIEAMIRRQTLINSLDGMKKSVEQLNFRSYIEENDERDPEMFDIRIDALPEKCQILGTPRSCAEATACTQRSGYYHIKIDQFSNASFLVQCDAHTEGGGWTVIQRRQDGSVDFYRPWDDYKAGFGEVEGEFFIGLDRLHALTNYQGVQELIIQMEHLNETNGNKVTSAQAKYDSFAIGAECDKYNLKRIGKYSGTAGDSLQIHIGCKFSTKDQDNDKHASKNCAESYLGGWWYNSCHWSNLNGHYGDVNHGKGINWRTWMGHTVSLKYVQMMIRRHRC from the exons ATGTTTAAAGCAATTCCTTGGTCTTGGCAGCTGCCACTGGCATTTATTATCTGTTGTAGTGAATTTTATATTCCAACCCATGGTGGGTGGGTGAATGATTTTCACCAG AATGAAACTACTTTGGATGTTATAGAGGCGATGATACGACGTCAAACGCTAATCAACAGTTTAGATGGCATGAAAAAGTCTGTAGAACAATTAAATTTTAG ATCATATATCGAAGAAAATGATGAGAGAG ATCCTGAAATGTTTGATATACGCATTGATGCTTTACCCGAAAAATG TCAAATACTAGGTACCCCCAGAAGTTGTGCCGAAGCAACCGCTTGCACCCAACGCAGTGGCTATTACCACATAAAAATTGATCAGTTTAGTAATGCCTCCTTCCTGGTGCAATGTGATGCTCATACCGAAGGAGGTGGCTGGACGGTAATACAGCGACGTCAAGATGGCTCCGTTGATTTCTATAGACCTTGGGATGATTACAAAGCCGGTTTTGGGGAGGTTGAAGGAGAATTCTTCATTGGTTTGGATAGGCTACATGCTCTGACCAATTACCAGGGTGTGCAGGAGTTGATTATACAAATGGAACATCTCaatgagaccaatggcaataaggtGACTTCCGCGCAGGCCAAATACGATTCCTTTGCCATTGGTGCAGAATGTGATAAGTACAACTTGAAGAGGATTGGCAAATATTCGGGAACAGCAGGTGATTCCTTGCAAATTCATATTGGAtgtaaattttcaaccaaagaTCAGGATAATGATAAGCATGCCAGTAAGAATTGTGCAGAGTCGTATTTGGGTGGTTGGTGGTATAATAGTTGCCATTGGAG TAACCTGAATGGACACTATGGCGATGTTAATCATGGCAAAGGAATTAATTGGAGAACTTGGATGGGTCACACTGTCTCCTTGAAATATGTTCAAATGATGATACGACGCCATAGGTGTTAA